TATATGCGGTTTTATATATGCTGAATACAAACTTTTTTAAAATATTTTAAATTAAAACCAGCAAATAAAAGAACCGGCACCATCCGCAGAATCATCCGTTCGTGCCATATTTTTAAACGTTATTTTCTGCTGCCGGGTTTCACCGCGTTGCTGCCTGCCTTACACATTGGACATTCATCTTCTTTAAAACTTTTCACCTCAAGACTTAAAAGAGAAAACCTCGGAACTCCAAAATCAACTTTTCCTGCGCTTCTGTCAACAAGAGACACAACGGCAACCAACGCTTCGGCTCCAGCGGATTTAAGAGAATCTATGGCTTCTTTCGTTGAAAGACCCGTTGTTATAACATCTTCAACTACCAAAACTTTCTCATTTTTATCTACAAAAAAACCTCTTCTCAAGCTGACCTTACTATCAATTCTCTCGGTAAATATTGCCCGCACGCCTAAAGCCCTGCCCATTTCGTGTCCTATAATAACGCCGCCCAACGCGGGAGATACAACAACATCAACTTTTATATTATTTTCTTTAATTTTCTTTGCAAGTTCTTCAGCAAGTCGAACGGCTTCTTTAGGATACTGCAAAATCAAAGCAGCCTGAAAATACATATCCGAATGAAGTCCGCTTGAAAGCTTAAAATGCCCGTTTAAAAGAGCTCTGTTTTTTTTGAACAGTTTTCTAAGTTCTTCTTGTCGCTGTCGCATTTTTTTACCTCCCTCAACAGACTTTTCCCCCCCAAATACGTTTTTTGATCCCAAAAATATCAGAACAATTCCCATCATGATATTCAGTATCTTAACAACGATATCTGGCAAAATCGCACCTGCAAACTTGCCGATAATAATTATAATAATCATAAATATAGGCGTTGTCAGCAAAAAACCAAATCCAAAAATACTTGCATCTTTCAAATCCATATCGCGTTTGCTCATTTCAAGCGAAAAAATTCCAGCAATAAACACGATGGTAATAGGATTTGCCGTATTCAATCCGAACAGCCAAATAAACAAATCATGTCCCCCAAAAGTATCGGAATTAACAGCATTTCCCGTTGTTGCGAACAATACTCCAAATACAATTAATATAATACCGACAATAATATCCAAAATCCGCTGGTATTGTTGTATTTTCTTCATAGCGGATACTGAAAGAACAGCTAAAAAAGTGTATATAAGGTCTGAAAGCGTTATACCCACGACACCCATAAGCAGTTTACTGACCGGCAAAGACAGCGACAGTCGAAAAACCAGCATACAAATAGGACCTATACTGCCTATCTGCAGCAAAAATCCTATTTTCAATCCTTCAAGTAATAACCTATTTGTTTTTCCTATTGAATATTTCATATTTAATCTTTCATTATACTCCCATAAATACTTTTTGCAGCTTCAGCAGGATTTACAGCTTCTAGTATTGGTCTTCCTACAACTATAAAATCCGCGCCTTCTTTAACTGCAGCTTCCGGAGTCGACACTCTTTTTTGATCATCGTCAGTCTTTGCGAGTCTGATACCTGGAGTTACAACGTTAAATTCTTTTCCGCACTCTTTTTTTATAAGCCCTATTTCAAGCGGCGACGATATTACGCCGTCAATCCCACAGGTTTTTGCGAGTTTTGCTCTTTTTATAACTTCCTGCGGAACCGTAATTTGACTTGTTAAAACCGTTACCGCCCATATTCTGGGTCTGTTTTCGACGGATGTGGCAGCCTTAAGCATTTCTTCCCCACCTGTCGAATGAACAGTCAGACTAAAAACACCGAGTTCTTTCGCAGATTCAATAGAACGTTTTACGGTAGCGGGTATATCGTGAAACTTTAAATCCAAAAACACCTCTTTTCCACTGTCTTTTATCATCTTTACTACCTCTCTGCCGAACCTTAAAAACAACATCGGACCCACTTTATAAACGTCGACGTAAGAAGACGTTTCTCTTATAAGTTTTTCAGCTTTTTTAAAATCGCAAACGTCTAATGCTAAAATAATTTTATTCATTCATCTCCCCCAGTATAACTCAGATGCAATAAACAAGCCAGCAGCTACTACTAAAAACAAAACTTTGAAAATCCATTATCTTTTTTAGATTTTTCAAAGTTTCGCGGCAAAGCCTCTCCGCTTTTCATAGTAACAGACTGCAATAAAAATCATCAGGCATTTCTAACTTTGTTGATACTGCCGATTATTTTTTTTACGGATTTTATATTTTTTTCTTTCAATATATCCTCAATTCCATCAATAATTGCTATTAAGTTCCCGGGGGAAACTAAACTTGAACTTCCAACACTGACAGCCGCCGCTCCGGCAAGAATAAATTCAACGGCATCCTCCCCCATCATTATACCGCCGCAGCCTATAATAGGTATTTTTATGTCCTGATAAGCATCATACACACATCGTACCGACATAGGTTTTATGCAGGCACCCGACATCCCACCTTTTACTGTGGAAAGTTTAGGTTTAAAAGTACGGATATCTACCGCCATAGCCGGATAAGTATTTGTAAGCGTTACTCCGTCAGCACCTGCATTCTGTGCCGTTAACGCAAGTTCAGAAATATCAGTTACTAGCGGAGAAAGTTTCGCAATAACGGGAACTCTCGATACTTTTTTTACGCCTCTTATAACATCCCGCATCAAAGGCAAATCATGGCAGACTATCTTCTTTTTCAAATTGGGACAAGACAAATTAAGTTCTATTGCCGATACGCCGTTTTGGCTGCTCAATATTTTTACTGTCTCGACATATTCGCCCACTGCAGCTCCTGCAACACTTACTATTACAGGCACACCGATTTTGTTTAATTTTTCAAGAGGTTCTTCAATAAAAGCTCTAACGCCGATATTCTGCAAGCCTATGCTATTTAATATTCCGGATGCAACTTCGGCAATCCTCGGCTGCAAATTCCCCGCACGCGGTTCCAGAGTAACAGTTTTTGTCACAACCCCACCGAGTCTTTTTAAAGGAATTAAATCTGCAAGTTCATAACCGTAGCCAAAAGTACCCGATGCCGTAAGTACGGGATTTTTCAATTTAATTCCTGCAAAATTTACACTTAAATCTGGTATCATTCTATTCCGCTATCTTCCACTATCTTAAAACTTTCAGAACGAATAAGTTTAATACTGTTATAATCATCCGGATTTATAAATTCAAACTGCCATATTGAATAAGTATTGCTACTTATCGCCTTTTCAAAAAATAATATGACTATTTTCTTGTTTGTTGTTTTCTGCCATTGCCTATAGGGGGGGGGGGTAAAACAACTGTCGGATAATTATATTTGCAGCTTCAAAAGATTTTGCCTCAATCAAAACTACTTGTCCCTTCCCCTCATAACCAGCATCGACTTCTGTCTGGACACTTTTTACATTTATTTTTTGTTTGTTGATAGTAAAACTAAAAGAAGGAGTATACTTTCTGCCTCTTATAGTTAAAACCAATGAATTATCGTTCATAAAAGTACGGATTAAACTGCTTGCATAAGCGTAGTCTAAATGTTGCATTTCCGAATTGCCTATTTTAGATGCATCTAAAATAAAATCAAGTTTAGATGAATATATTTTGGTTCCCATATTGATTTTAGGAATATCAACATATCCCTCGCCTTTTATTATGTTGTAACAACCGTTTTTTACTGGCAGCAAAAACAAGTTATTACTAATAAAAATATCAGGACGCTTTTCTCTTGTATCCTGTTTGCATAAAATACGAACTTCTCTTTCACTTGTTTTTTTAAATTTTTGACACGATTTTTTTATCTGATCCGCATTCAGAATAAAAGGTGATTTGTTAAAGGCATGCTCAAGTATTTTCCAATCTTCACAAATTTTTAACCAAGCTCTGTTACAGGACTCGCTACGAGACATTATTTTTTACCTTTTTTGAATTCTTTTTCTGCGAAGTTCTTTTCCTACTTACATATTTTGCTTTGGGTTCAAGCAAAAAAGGTTGCACAGAACTACAATTTATTTTATCAGTTTCTGCAGCGCCTATTTTATATTCATTTAAATTTTCAAATCTTTTTACGGATAACTCCAAGTATCGCTTTTCCTTATCTATGCCGATAAACATCCTGCCGTTTGTTACTGCCGCAATTCCTGTAGTTGAACTCCCTGTAAAAGGATCTAATATAATGTCACCTGCTTCCGTACTTGCAAGAACAATTCTTTTAAGCAGATCTAACGGTTTCTGAGTAGGGTGCTTCCCAAATATTTTTTCGGAAGGGTTAGGAGTTCCTATAGACCATACGCTTCTCATCTGTGACCCGTCTTTTTTAAGCAGATCTTCTTTCCATTGTCCCTTTTTCATCAAATCATAATTAAATATATGTCTACTTTTTTTTCTTTTCTCGACCAAATTATTGTTTCATGACTTGCGGTAAAAAAACGACAGCTTAAATTCGGCGCTGCATTTGGTTTAAACCAAATTATATCGTTTAAAAAGTGATACCCGTTAATTTCCAAAGCAACACCGCATTGATAAATGGAATGATATGTACCGCTTACCCAAATTGTACCGTTAGGTTTTAAGACTCTTTTACACGCTTTTAGCCATGCAATATGAAATTCTAAATTTTTCTCTGTTCCACCGCCTAAATCCCAATCTCCTTTTTTCACACTTACCCTCTTTCCCGCATAACATGTAAAAGAACCGTTTGATAAAAAATAAGGAGGATCCGCAAATATCATATTTACAGAATCTATAGGCAGTAATTTTAAAATTTCAATACAATCTCCATTATATAGCGTAAATTTTTTTTTTGAATAATATTTTCTAGTTGCAGTCATTACAATTCAACTTTTAATTTTCTGCCTCACTTACGGTAAAAAATTTCCTTTTTTTCTTCTATAAGTTTATCTCTCTGAAGTTCCTACATGCCGTCAATCAAGCAATAAACAATATAACTGCTTAAATTCATAATAAACCTATTGAAGCGCATTCGTAGAGCATCATAAATTTACCATTTTTAATCCCAGTATTTCATAATTCTACATCTTTTATTTCAAAAACCGGGCCATCCTTACAAGTCAATTTATTCTCCCCGTTTATTTTTACGGCACAGCCTTGACAATTCCCTATACCACACGCCATCTTTTTCTCAAGACAGACAAAACCTTTTACATTTTTTTCTTTAGCAATCTGCAAAACCTTCTTAAGCATAGGAACAGGTCCGCATGCAAACAACGTATCGACATCTTTTAAATTCTCTGACAGAACGTCGGTAATATAACCTTTATATCCTTTTGAACCATCTTCCGTAGAAACAACGATCTTCCAACCCATTTTTTCAAATTTATCAAGACACAACAAATCTTTTTTTGAACGCACGCCGTAATAGAGAATACCTTTTCTACTCAATTTAGTGGCAAGAAAGTGAACTGACGCTATTCCTGTACCACCGGCAACGATGACAGGATTAAAATCTATATCTCCAGACTTTTGATATGACTTTTTTCCGTAAGAGTCGAAAGAAGCGCGGGACAAAAACTTTGAGGAGGCATTCGAAGTTAAACCGTACCCTCTGCCCAGAGGACCTAGCATTTTAATCTCATCACAACCGTCTTTCCCCTCTCCTCTGCGGGAGATAACCCTACCGGAGGAGCGTCCCATTTCAGACAAAATTTTTGTGCCTTTGCCAACAACACTATATAAAAAACTTATAGTACCTTTTTCAACGCAATGAATACTAATAGGGCGACGCAAAAAAACTTCCAGAATGTCAATCATAAAAAACTGTCCCGGATAACAATATTTAGAAATAGCATCCGCTTTAACTTTCAATTCAAAATAACCGGCACAGATTTCTTTATTGGAAATTATTTTATAACTTTTATCGAATCTTTTTGACGTACACATATACCCTCATCTCTATTCTTTCTTTCAAGCGAAAGGGAATAAAAGAGCGAAGAAAAACAACAATATAAAAACACTCAATATTTTAAATCAAGCTAATAAATAAAGTACGGACTTTTTGTTTTTGAAACGACACCTGCATAATCAAAAGTGTAAATTAGGAAGCGTATAAGCCTAATCATACAGGACACAATCATAAGTGGGGCAATATCCGCTTACGTTTAAATACAAAAAAAGACAATGCTTTTAAACCTGCCAAACTATATTTCCCCCCACTATAGTCATAACCGCACCACCTTTAAATTTTCTTCCAATAAAAGGAGAGTTCTTACTTTTTGAAACTATATTTTCTTTTTTAAACTCATAAGAATATTTCATATCTATTATCGTAATATCGGCAATATTTCCTTCTTTAAGAGTGCCTCTTCCCTCAAGGTTAAAAATCTTTGCAGGGTTTGAAGTCATTTTTGACAACGCTTTAGAAAGACTTAAAACACCGCTATCAACAAGTTCATTTAAAATAAGACTTAAAATTGTTTCAAAACCTATAATCCCAAATGGAGCCAGATCAAACTCTCTGTTTTTTTCTTCTTCCATGTGCGGAGCATGGTCTGTAGCTATGCAATCTATCGTACCGTCTGCAAGACCTTGTTTTATGGCATCTACATCCTCCTGTCTTCTCAAAGGAGGATTCATTTTTGTATTAGTATTATAACCTTTTACGATATCATCAGTTAAAGTAAAATAATGCGGACAAGTTTCCGCAGTAACTTTTATACTCTTTTTCTTTGCCTGCCTTATCAGTTCAACTGAACCCGCGGTGGAAACGTGCGCAATATGAAGATAACCTCCCGTGAGATCCGCGAGCATTATATCGCGGCTTATTATAACTTCTTCAGCCTGTTTTGGAATACCTCTTAAACCCAGCATCATAGAATTTTTCCCTTCGTTCATTACGCCGTTTTTACTTAACTCTTTATCCTCGCCATGCGAAATAACGGGAAGTTTAAACATTTTTGTATATTCCAAAGTTCGACGCATTATCTGCGAATTCGCTATCGGAAGACCATCGTCGCTTACCGCAACAATACCCGCTTTTTTAAGAACTCCTATTTCAGAAATCTCCACACCATGCGATCCTTTAGTAGCGCATCCTATCGGGAAAACATTTACGAGTCCCTCTTTTTGAGCCTTAAGAAGAACAAACTCGACTGTCGGGGCGTTATCAATAACAGGTTTGGTATTTGGCATGCAGAAAACAGTTGTTATCCCACCTTTTGCAGCAGAACGCGTCCCTGTATAAATAGTCTCTTTTCTTTCCTCGCCGGGTTCTCTAAGATGAGAATGAATATCAATAAGTCCCGGAACGGCAATTTTTCCTCTACCATCAACAACTTTATCGGCATCACCTAAAAATTTTGATACGATTCTGCCGTTTTCAACAAAAATATCTCCGATTAAATCTCTATTCTGTAATGGATCGATTATTTTAATATCTTTAATCTGAAGACGCATTTTTCCTCTTGGGCTTTAAAAGACATAAAACCGCCATTCTCACTGCTATTCCGTTTGTAACCTGCTCGTTAATTACGGCATTAGGACTGTCCGCAACATCGGAAGATATTTCTATCCCCCTGTTCATAGGGCCGGGATGCATAATTAAAACACCAGGTTTTGCCATAGCAAGCCTTTCTTCTGTCACCTGATAAAGCTCTACATACTCATGAACTGATGGAAATAAATTTTCCTGTTGTCGTTCAAGCTGTATTCTTAAAATATTTACAACATCGACTTTTTTAATAGCCTCATTTAAATCGTAATAAACTTTTACGCCTAAATCCTCAATATTTGACGGAATCAAAGTTGGCGGACCTACAACTGCAATTTCCGCCCCCATTTTTATCAGCGCCCAAATATTTGATTTTGCCACTCTTGAGTGTAGAATATCGCCTACGAGCAATACTTTTAATCCCTCAATTTTTTTCTTCTTTTCATACATAGTATATAAATCAAGAAGACCTTGTGTAGGATGTTCGTGAAAGCCGTCACCTGCATTTATTATAGATGCATTGAGATTTCTTGCAAGTATATCTGGCGCTCCCGCCAGAGAATGTCTGATGATCAGGTAATCCGCTTTCATTGCTTCAAGAGTTTTGCCAGTATCTATAAGACTTTCACCTTTAACAATACTTGAGGTATTCACCGTAACGTTTACAACATCGGCAGAAAGTCTCTTTGCGGCAATTTCAAATGAGTTCCTTGTGCGGGTGGAAGGTTCATAAAAAAGCGTTACTACAGTTTTACCGACTAATGTCGGAACTTTTTTAACAGATCTTGTAAAAAGACTTTTAAAAGGTCCTACTGAATCCAAAATTGTTTGCAAGTCTTTTTTGCCTAAATGTTCAAGACCAAGCAGGTCTTTACAGTTAAGAGACATTCTCTATTCCTCTGTAATACCGTTACTTTATAAATGTAACTCTATCCACCCCATCTGTTTCTTTACATTCAACTTTTATTAATTCTTCGCTCTGATACCTTATTCCTATATATTTTGCTTCTATGGGAAGTTCCCGAAATCCTCTATCTATCAAAACCGCAAGTTGAATAGATTTAGGTCTACCGAAATCCATTAAAACGTCTAAAGCCGCTCGCACTGTTCTTCCGGTATAAAGGACATCGTCAATCAAAATTATATTTTTCCGACTAGTGTCAAAAGGTATAACGGTATCTTTTATACCAGGTATTTTTGAACCGAGATCATCAAGATCGTCTCTGTAAAGCGTAATATCCAAAGTTCCAAAAGGAATTAGAGATCTACCGATTCCTGCAAGTTTTGCAATTTCAGCGAGAATTCTTTTCGCCAGGAATACGCCTTTATTTTGTATTCCTATAATTGCAACTTCGCGAATATTTTTATTGTTATCAGAAATTTCCCTTGAAATTTTACTAACCGCACTCTGAAAAGACTTAGAATCGAGTATAATGTCCGACATTTTATTTCTTTAACCTTTCAATATATTTCTCTATTCCGTTTTCACGGAGTTTTAAATCTTCACTAACAACTGCATTTGACATTTTATTCCTGTAAACCCTAAGCTTTTCTCTCAAGTTCTCATTGGCAACAGCTATAATCTGAACAGCTAAAAGTGCGGCATTCACGGCTCCTGCACTGCCCAGCGCAACTGTTGCGACAGGCACGCCTTTAGGCATTTGAACTATTGAAAACAAAGAGTCGAAGCTTGAAAGATTTCTGCCATCTACCGGAACACCTATTACAGGAAGAACGGTTTCAGAGGCAATGACTCCGGGAAGTGCCGCAGCCATTCCCGCGGCAGCTATAAAAACTTTTACACCTGAATTTTCAGCTTCTTGAATGCACTGCTTTAAATACTTGGAAGCCCTGTGAGCCGAAGCAATATTCAAACTGTAAAACAAGCCAAACTCTTTCAGTGTCTTGACAGTTTCATTCATCATTGGCAAATCCGATTCCGAACCTACTATAATTGCTACATCAATTTTGTTCGCCATTTAAAGCTCTCCAAGCTATATCTTTTCTATAATGCATATTTTTAAAAGATACCAACTTAACATTTGAATATACTTTATCTATCGTGCTTTTCACATCATCTGCTGTTGAAGTAATTCCCAAAACCCTGCCACCGGAAGTAACAAGTCTGCCGCTTTTAAGTTCTGTTCCGGCATGAAACACTATTGTATTTTTATCATTAATACTTTCGAGACCCTCGATTTCAAAACCTTTTTCAAAACTTCCGGGATACCCGCCTGAAGCAAGCACTACGCATACTGAAAATTCTTTTTTCCAGTTGATTTTTATGTTTAAAAGTTCTTTATTTAAAATCGCGCTGCAAATATCAGTCAAATCCGTATCGAGCAAAGGCAAAACCGCCTGCGTTTCCGGATCGCCGAAACGACAATTAAACTCTAAAACATACGGAGAAGAACCGTTCATAACTATGCCGATATATAAAACGCCTTTATAATCAAGTTTCTCAGCTTTTATGCCATTAACAACTTTGCGAATTATGTCATCAACTTGTTCATTTAGCTCATCTGTCGCTGAAGGAGCAGGCGCATACGCGCCCATACCACCTGTATTAGGACCTTTATCATTATCGTTTATTCTCTTATGATCCTGCGAAGCAGGCATAACCGAATAAGATACACCATCGGTAAATATCAGATATGAAAGCTCGGGGCCGTCTATATACTCTTCTATAATTACATTTGTCCCGGCATCGCCTAAAACTTTATTTTTCATCATTTGTTTAACAGCATTCCGGGCATCTTCCCTACCGTTACATATATAAACACCTTTCCCGGCAGCAAGTCCGTCAGCTTTAACTACAGCTTTTCTATCTTCTTCCCAGCTTTCCAAAAATTTCAGCGCATCATCAACGTCTATAAAACTTTTGTACTGCGCTGTAGAAATACCGTACTTTTGCATAAATTTTTTTGAATATACCTTGCTTGCCTCAAGCCGGGCTGCATCCTTTGACGGTCCGATTATTTTTAAGCTTTCAGCTTCAAAGTAATCAACTATACCCAAAGACAGAGGAACTTCAGGACCGACAAATGTAAAGTCTATTTTATTTTTTCTGACAAAATCGGTAAGTTGATCAAAATCACTTGCTGAAATATCAACGTTCTCCGTGATTCGAGACGTCCCACCGTTGCCAGGGGCACAATATATCTTGTCTATTTTGGGGCTTTTTGAAAACTGAATGCATATTGCATGCTCCCTTCCGCCGGACCCTATAACCAATACTTTCATTTAATCTCCGAATTAAAAACTTTCTCTGCCAGATTTGAATTAATATACCTGCAAAAAAAAATTTCATTTCTAAAATAAACGCAATTATCTCGTCTTCACGATTCTGCTCAACATTCCGCCACATCTTAATTTCCAGTTTTAGTCAGACCGATTTCAACCGCATATTTGCCACTTTTTTATTCACTGTCATATTTGGCAGAATTCCCGCAACAGGAATAACTTTACGACAGAATTTTCCTTTTTACCCAAACAGAAAAACCTGTCGTCATTTCCCATTACGCAAAATTTTACGCCACCGACGAATCGAATCTAGTTGATTTTAATTTTACAAAATAATAAGATTATTGGCAATTTTTTCAAGAAGCGGCATAAGATAGGACTGTTTTTGTTAATTTTTATACCATTTATTATTTTGCAACAAAGAAGTTAAAGCTTTATCAAGAGGAAGCAGCTTTTCCTGCATTTGTTTAAGCTCACTAGTGTTTTCGCTAAGCTAAGTTTCTTTAATTATTGAACGATTGTGTTTTACGTAATTGCCGTTTTCAATAAAAATATCCCTGTTCCGTCATTTATTAAAACAAAGGGATTTGCATGTTTATCCAATGCATTTGTTCCAAGCGCCAAAAAAGACTTTTGAATTCCAGCAAGGTGATTATTGTAGGTATCAGATCTACCTGTGAAACAATATAGTCAGTTTTCTGGGGTTTTATTTTAATATTTGGGAACATAAATCACAAAAGGAATTTTAAATCTTTCCTCAATACTGTCATTTCTGAGAAAAGATACTATTCCGACAATGTGATCCGCCATAAAAATAAATATCGTATTGTCAAACCACCCTTCTTTTTTTGCCTTTTTCATAAGATGTTCTAATAGAATAATCCGAATAGCACAAAGCGTTAATATACTTGTTGCAGTTACTGTCTGAAAGATATTGTTCAAAATTTTTTGTCGTAGGGACAAAATCTCCATGAGTAGAACCAGTAAATAAAAAAAGGACGACCCCATCTTCGGCTGTTGTCGGCTCTTTTTCTGCGGCAAAATTAAACAAATCGTAATCATACCCGTACAGCAGATTATGTATATAGTCAATCAAACGCGGTATATTCTCTTTACCGTAACTTTCCTAAATATGCCAGTGTATTCTTAACATTCTCAACAAATTTCTCATCGATGACTGCACAAACATAGTAAAATATCCTCTTTCATTGAATGCTTCAGGATTGACGATATATTATTCAGTCTTTCAATTTGACTCAGTCCCCCCGGCTCAAAAAAGACACAGATAGTCCAAATATGCTTCTCGTTACATTGTCGTAAGAAGCATTGTTAAAAACTATTCCATTTGCGACCATTTCATCAAAGTTCGGAGTAACATCATAGTTTTCACTGCCTAGAGAATCAATATAGCGCGGGGGACAGCTTTTAAGCAGCACTATAAAAAATGGTATAGTTTTTTTCTTTTCCCAAATTTTAATTTTTCGCACTAAAGGATAATTTACGTCAGGGCACAAATTCCCCGTCACTTAAAAGAAATTTCTGGACATTTCCAAGCGCTTTATCTAGAAGATATTTATTTACTGCAGCACCAATTCTTTTATATTTCAAACTGTGAATTTGCGTAAACGTCCCGTTCAAAATGAGCTTACGCTTTTAAGATTTTTTGTCAGCCTGTAGGCATTATCTAAGCTTATAAGTATTCCGCTGAAATTTTCCCTTATGCCCAAAACAACAAAAAAATAACGCAAAAGACGCCTAGAAAAATAATGACGTTTCTTAATAAACCAACAGGCTGCGGATTAAATTTCTTATTTATATATTTGAAAACTTTTACGACTTTAAGCGTGACAACAGAAAAAAATTAAAGCCAAAACCTACTAATATGCCGCAGAGAATATCTTAATAATAAATTTTTTATTTTAAGCACCACAACGAGTTCTTACGTTATGTGTTTATATACCGGCTAACTTCAGGAAAATAAAAAAGTCGCAGCTCAAAATAAGTATCATTAAACAGTCATAAATAAAGCGCAGAATTTAAAAAACTTGGCGGACAGGAATAAATAAAAAAATAATAAAAATTCCCAGAAACATGCTTATAACAAACATAATGAAATAACGAACGAAATAAAGAAAATATTAGTGTGGATGACAAAAAAAATAGAATAATGATATTTTTATTGCAAGCTTTACATCCTGCCGATACTGCATTAAAAAGATTTTTTTTATTTTACTTATATTATAATTATTGAAATAAATATATTGGCAAAAACGATCCGCTTACAATTTGTATAGTTAAACTCCTCTTAAAGGTTTACAGAGTCAGT
This genomic interval from Candidatus Endomicrobiellum trichonymphae contains the following:
- the purD gene encoding phosphoribosylamine--glycine ligase, whose protein sequence is MKVLVIGSGGREHAICIQFSKSPKIDKIYCAPGNGGTSRITENVDISASDFDQLTDFVRKNKIDFTFVGPEVPLSLGIVDYFEAESLKIIGPSKDAARLEASKVYSKKFMQKYGISTAQYKSFIDVDDALKFLESWEEDRKAVVKADGLAAGKGVYICNGREDARNAVKQMMKNKVLGDAGTNVIIEEYIDGPELSYLIFTDGVSYSVMPASQDHKRINDNDKGPNTGGMGAYAPAPSATDELNEQVDDIIRKVVNGIKAEKLDYKGVLYIGIVMNGSSPYVLEFNCRFGDPETQAVLPLLDTDLTDICSAILNKELLNIKINWKKEFSVCVVLASGGYPGSFEKGFEIEGLESINDKNTIVFHAGTELKSGRLVTSGGRVLGITSTADDVKSTIDKVYSNVKLVSFKNMHYRKDIAWRALNGEQN